Proteins encoded together in one Lathamus discolor isolate bLatDis1 chromosome 3, bLatDis1.hap1, whole genome shotgun sequence window:
- the BTF3L4 gene encoding transcription factor BTF3 homolog 4 produces the protein MNQEKLAKLQAQVRIGGKGTARRKKKVVHRTATADDKKLQSSLKKLAVNNIAGIEEVNMIKDDGTVIHFNNPKVQASLSANTFAITGHAEAKPITEMLPGILSQLGADSLTSLRKLAEQFPRQVLDSKAPKSEDIDEEDDDVPDLVENFDEASKNEAN, from the exons ATGAACCAAGAAAAACTGGCCAAGCTTCAAGCGCAGGTCCGAATAGGAGGAAAG GGTACAGCTCGCAGAAAGAAGAAGGTGGTGCACAGAACAGCTACAGCTGATGACAAAAAACTTCAGAGTTCCCTCAAAAAACTGGCAGTAAATAACATTGCTGGCATTGAAGAG GTGAACATGATAAAAGATGATGGAACAGTTATTCACTTCAACAACCCCAAGGTTCAAGCTTCCCTCTCTGCTAACACTTTTGCAATCACTGGTCATGCAGAGGCTAAACCGATCACAGAAATGCTTCCAGGCATCTTAAGCCAGCTTGGTGCTGACAGCTTAACAAGTCTCAGGAAGTTAGCTGAACAATTCCCAAGACAAG TGTTGGATAGTAAAGCACCAAAATCTGAAGATATTGATGAAGAAGATGACGATGTTCCAG ATCTCGTAGAAAACTTTGATGAGGCATCAAAGAATGAAGCTAACTAA